One Legionella lansingensis genomic region harbors:
- a CDS encoding APC family permease: MSNKKHALTIFSLTMITVGSVDSIRNLPATALFGSQLISFFILGALFFLIPTALVSAELASGWAKQGGIYIWVKEAFGKKTGFLAIWLQWIENVIWYPTILSFVAGTIGYLINPSMASNPYFLWLVIIASFWGATFVNLRGMRSSALFSNICTLSGLLLPMALIIGLGAAWVTGGNPLQVNFDSQSISPHWQDKSMWVSLTAIMLSFCGIEIATVHANDVHNPQRAFPRALTYSVLIILSTLILGSLAIAVVLPQHEINLVAGIMQAFDAFFSKYHLSWFMPIVALMLVMGGLGGVSNWIIAPTKGLLVAAEDGNLPEFFQKANRHGAPVIMLVTQAVIVTILSFLFLFMPSVNGSYWLLTALAAQLYMLMYLLMFVAAIKLRFSAPEHPRAFRIPGGIMGMVFIGGIGIIGCLTTLVVSFMPPEGINVGSIGRYELTLALGLIFMCLPPFVSSWVRSRAAYQQLETDVALT; encoded by the coding sequence ATGAGCAATAAAAAGCATGCGTTAACCATTTTCAGTCTAACTATGATTACTGTTGGTTCTGTCGACAGCATTCGTAACTTACCAGCGACAGCTTTGTTTGGTAGTCAGCTGATTTCTTTTTTTATCTTAGGCGCTTTATTTTTCTTGATTCCTACGGCGCTAGTCTCTGCCGAATTGGCATCTGGATGGGCAAAACAAGGTGGGATTTACATTTGGGTGAAAGAAGCTTTTGGTAAAAAAACGGGCTTTCTTGCGATCTGGCTGCAATGGATTGAAAACGTCATTTGGTATCCAACGATCTTATCTTTTGTGGCCGGGACCATTGGTTATCTCATCAATCCTTCCATGGCGAGTAATCCTTATTTTCTTTGGTTAGTCATCATCGCTTCTTTTTGGGGAGCAACGTTTGTAAATTTACGCGGTATGCGTTCCTCAGCTCTGTTTAGCAATATTTGCACGCTTTCAGGTTTACTGCTACCTATGGCGTTGATTATCGGCTTAGGTGCTGCGTGGGTGACAGGAGGGAATCCTCTGCAAGTGAACTTCGATTCGCAAAGTATTAGTCCTCATTGGCAAGATAAATCAATGTGGGTATCGCTTACCGCGATTATGCTGTCTTTTTGTGGCATTGAAATCGCAACGGTGCACGCTAATGATGTTCATAATCCACAAAGGGCTTTCCCGCGTGCTTTGACTTATTCTGTTCTCATTATTCTAAGCACTTTAATTCTCGGCTCATTAGCTATTGCCGTTGTTTTACCCCAGCATGAGATCAATTTGGTTGCGGGTATCATGCAAGCTTTTGATGCCTTTTTTTCTAAATATCACCTGAGTTGGTTTATGCCAATCGTTGCTTTGATGCTCGTTATGGGTGGACTAGGCGGAGTTAGTAACTGGATCATTGCGCCCACTAAAGGTTTATTGGTTGCTGCTGAAGATGGGAATTTGCCAGAATTCTTCCAGAAAGCGAATCGACATGGGGCGCCGGTGATCATGTTGGTTACCCAAGCGGTGATTGTGACCATTCTTTCCTTTCTATTTCTCTTTATGCCTTCGGTGAATGGCTCTTATTGGCTGCTAACAGCCCTGGCTGCGCAACTCTATATGCTAATGTACTTGTTAATGTTTGTTGCGGCTATAAAGCTGCGCTTTAGTGCTCCTGAGCACCCACGTGCTTTCCGTATTCCAGGAGGTATCATGGGCATGGTTTTCATAGGAGGAATTGGCATCATCGGTTGCTTAACCACGTTGGTGGTTAGTTTTATGCCTCCAGAGGGAATCAACGTTGGCTCAATAGGTCGCTATGAATTAACCTTGGCCTTGGGTCTAATTTTTATGTGTTTGCCTCCTTTTGTCAGTTCCTGGGTGCGAAGCCGTGCCGCTTATCAGCAACTAGAAACTGACGTTGCCCTTACCTAA
- a CDS encoding monovalent cation:proton antiporter-2 (CPA2) family protein, producing the protein MTNHLLFHIFIFLAAACIVVPLANRFKLGSVLGYLIIGITIGPFGFSLIGNAEQIMHFAEFGVVMMLFIIGLELEPTRLWQLRKAVVGLGGLQVIFTTCILMSLGILAGFAWRVSLAVSLSLALSSTALVLQILQEKNLMRTATGETSFAVLLFQDIAVIPILILMPMLALPGDMIKVTTHSSTALSGWAHAGLVAGIMVAVILIGHYLSRYFFYMIAKANVREVFTASSLALIVGVTLVMQVVGVSPGLGAFVAGVVLANSEYKHTLGTDIEPFKGLLLGLFFISVGMSMNFELLSYQPIQLLTTVLILLTMKTLVLLILGHYFGLTQLQTIGFALLLSQGSEFAFVLLQFARTTHVIGSDQASFFTLVVALSMATTPILMLIFQHLIVPRFLTILPTHQFDSIDKQQPIILAGYGRFGQIIGRFLNAQGIDITILEKDADQVSLLRKFGFKGYFGDASRLDLLRSAGAAQAKLLIVAVDDPETSLEIVKLAKEEFPQLKIYSRARNRRHAYELDKAGVDYFKRETFDSSLSMVKEIMKFLGYSEKVVEKNAQSFAEHDETALRQSFAFFEQEHELISFSRQATGELEKILQDDQRSQ; encoded by the coding sequence ATGACCAATCACCTCCTCTTTCATATTTTTATTTTTCTTGCGGCGGCTTGTATTGTTGTCCCGCTAGCAAATCGCTTCAAACTTGGTTCAGTATTAGGATACCTCATCATCGGTATAACAATAGGTCCTTTCGGCTTTAGTCTGATTGGTAATGCTGAGCAAATCATGCATTTCGCAGAATTTGGTGTCGTCATGATGCTATTTATTATAGGGTTAGAATTAGAGCCTACAAGGCTATGGCAGCTTCGTAAGGCCGTTGTTGGATTAGGTGGGCTGCAAGTCATTTTTACCACGTGCATACTTATGAGTCTTGGAATTCTGGCAGGCTTTGCCTGGCGAGTCAGTTTAGCCGTTAGCCTATCTTTAGCTTTGTCCTCTACAGCGCTGGTTTTACAAATCTTGCAGGAAAAGAATCTAATGCGCACAGCAACCGGTGAAACGTCCTTTGCAGTTCTGCTGTTTCAAGATATTGCTGTCATTCCCATTCTTATCCTTATGCCTATGCTGGCGTTGCCAGGTGACATGATTAAGGTAACAACCCATAGCTCTACCGCTTTAAGCGGTTGGGCACACGCAGGTTTGGTAGCAGGTATTATGGTCGCAGTCATTTTAATTGGTCATTACCTCTCTCGCTATTTTTTTTACATGATTGCAAAAGCAAATGTCCGTGAAGTCTTTACTGCATCTTCTTTGGCATTAATTGTTGGGGTTACCTTAGTGATGCAAGTCGTGGGTGTCTCACCAGGACTTGGAGCGTTTGTTGCAGGTGTCGTATTAGCGAACTCTGAATACAAGCATACCTTGGGAACAGACATTGAGCCATTTAAGGGCTTACTCCTCGGCTTGTTTTTCATTTCCGTAGGGATGAGTATGAACTTTGAGCTGTTGTCTTATCAGCCCATTCAACTCTTAACTACAGTTTTGATCTTGCTTACAATGAAGACTTTAGTACTTCTAATTCTGGGTCACTATTTTGGGTTAACTCAGTTACAAACCATTGGCTTTGCATTACTTCTTTCCCAGGGAAGTGAGTTCGCATTTGTCTTATTGCAATTTGCCAGAACAACACATGTTATAGGAAGTGACCAGGCCAGTTTCTTCACTTTGGTTGTTGCCCTCTCCATGGCCACGACTCCCATCCTCATGCTTATATTTCAGCACCTCATTGTCCCTCGCTTTCTAACCATATTACCGACACATCAATTTGATTCAATTGATAAACAACAACCGATTATTCTTGCTGGTTATGGTCGTTTTGGACAAATTATCGGACGTTTTTTGAATGCTCAAGGCATTGATATCACCATTTTGGAAAAGGATGCCGATCAGGTCAGCTTGCTCAGGAAATTCGGCTTTAAAGGCTATTTTGGTGATGCCTCACGCCTTGACTTACTTAGGAGCGCTGGAGCAGCCCAGGCTAAGCTCTTGATCGTGGCAGTAGATGACCCAGAAACTAGCCTTGAGATCGTCAAATTGGCCAAAGAGGAATTCCCACAATTAAAGATATATTCGCGAGCACGCAATCGTCGTCATGCCTATGAATTAGACAAAGCCGGAGTAGATTATTTCAAACGTGAAACATTCGACTCCTCATTAAGCATGGTAAAAGAAATTATGAAATTCCTAGGTTACAGTGAGAAAGTGGTAGAAAAAAATGCGCAGTCATTTGCTGAGCATGATGAAACAGCGTTGCGCCAATCATTTGCATTTTTCGAACAGGAGCACGAATTAATTAGTTTTTCACGCCAAGCAACTGGGGAGTTGGAAAAGATTCTTCAGGATGATCAGCGCTCTCAATGA
- a CDS encoding histidine triad nucleotide-binding protein, with the protein MSCLFCEIVSGEIKADVIFETPEIMVIRDIRPRAPTHLLLIPKKHIATINDADSQDEQLLGRMILTAKNMAKIEQLSEQGYRLVFNVNSGGGQEVYHIHLHLLGGRQMTWPPG; encoded by the coding sequence ATGAGTTGCTTATTTTGTGAGATTGTGTCTGGGGAAATTAAAGCGGATGTCATATTTGAAACCCCAGAAATCATGGTTATTCGCGATATAAGGCCGCGAGCACCGACACATTTATTGCTGATCCCTAAAAAGCATATTGCCACGATCAATGATGCAGATAGCCAAGATGAGCAGTTATTAGGTCGCATGATACTAACAGCAAAAAATATGGCAAAAATCGAGCAACTCAGCGAGCAAGGATATCGCTTAGTTTTTAATGTTAATTCAGGTGGCGGGCAGGAAGTTTACCACATTCATTTACATCTACTGGGCGGTCGACAGATGACTTGGCCCCCGGGCTAG
- the truB gene encoding tRNA pseudouridine(55) synthase TruB, protein MKSNRVECDQSVNGILLLNKPQGLSSNAVLQQVKRLYRAKKAGHTGSLDPLATGMLPICFGEATKFSQYLLDADKIYEASALLGIKTNTGDALGEIIEQNVDFNVSEAELLAVMAGYIGTIQQTPSMFSALKHKGVPLYKYARKGITLQRPAREVNIFKLELKHFDGKQFDIMVSCSKGTYIRNLVEDIGNSLGIGAHVTRLHRLYTAGFDDERMFSLNELEHKPSHELLHYLLPTDRAVRHLSAITLTDSEVIVLRQGRVLQSREHYSVEGYLRLYDETGNFIGLGEVLPSKTLIVKRLLTDPASKD, encoded by the coding sequence ATGAAGAGTAACAGAGTTGAGTGCGATCAGTCAGTAAACGGAATTTTGCTGTTAAATAAACCACAAGGTCTGTCCTCAAATGCGGTATTGCAACAAGTAAAACGCTTATACCGAGCAAAAAAAGCTGGACATACGGGTAGTCTCGACCCGCTGGCTACAGGCATGTTACCTATTTGTTTTGGCGAAGCAACGAAGTTTAGCCAGTATCTTTTAGATGCTGATAAAATCTATGAAGCAAGTGCTTTACTCGGTATTAAAACCAACACTGGGGATGCTCTGGGTGAGATAATAGAGCAAAATGTAGACTTTAATGTCTCAGAGGCTGAATTGCTTGCAGTTATGGCAGGATACATAGGAACGATTCAGCAGACACCATCAATGTTTTCTGCCCTTAAACATAAAGGGGTTCCGCTGTATAAATATGCAAGAAAAGGAATCACGTTACAAAGACCAGCGCGAGAGGTGAATATCTTCAAACTGGAATTAAAACATTTTGATGGTAAGCAGTTCGATATCATGGTTTCCTGCAGTAAGGGTACATATATTCGCAATTTGGTGGAGGATATAGGTAATTCTCTTGGCATAGGAGCTCACGTAACCAGACTCCATCGTTTGTATACAGCAGGCTTCGATGATGAAAGGATGTTTAGTTTAAACGAATTAGAACATAAACCTTCTCATGAGTTGCTCCACTACCTGTTGCCCACAGATCGGGCTGTACGCCATTTGTCTGCGATTACCTTAACTGATAGCGAAGTAATAGTACTACGCCAAGGGCGCGTGCTACAAAGTAGAGAACACTATTCTGTGGAAGGTTATCTTCGTCTTTATGACGAAACAGGGAACTTCATAGGGCTTGGGGAAGTTCTTCCCTCAAAGACCCTGATAGTCAAGCGATTGCTGACAGATCCAGCATCAAAAGACTAG
- the ppa gene encoding inorganic diphosphatase, translating to MSLKDINSGRDIPKEINVIIEIPMHGEPVKYEVDKKTGALFVDRFMTTAMYYPANYGYVPNTLSEDGDPVDVLVVTPVPLIHGAVIPCRAIGMLKMTDEAGVDTKLVAVPTTKLTKMYESVKTYSDLPRPFLLTLEHFFQHYKDLEEGKWVKLDGWEGPESAWQEINASVARFKEKA from the coding sequence ATGAGCTTAAAGGATATTAACAGTGGTCGTGATATACCGAAAGAAATCAATGTTATCATTGAAATTCCTATGCATGGCGAACCAGTGAAGTATGAAGTGGATAAAAAAACAGGGGCTTTGTTTGTCGATCGTTTTATGACCACAGCAATGTATTATCCTGCCAATTATGGCTATGTTCCCAATACCTTATCTGAAGATGGTGATCCTGTCGACGTTCTGGTCGTCACGCCGGTACCATTGATCCATGGTGCGGTAATTCCGTGCCGTGCTATTGGTATGCTTAAGATGACTGATGAAGCTGGCGTTGATACGAAATTAGTGGCTGTGCCAACCACCAAACTAACCAAGATGTATGAATCTGTGAAAACGTATAGTGATCTACCTCGTCCTTTTCTGCTAACGTTAGAGCATTTTTTCCAACATTACAAAGATTTAGAAGAAGGCAAGTGGGTAAAGCTTGATGGTTGGGAAGGACCAGAATCTGCTTGGCAAGAAATAAACGCCAGCGTTGCTCGTTTTAAGGAAAAAGCATAA
- the folE gene encoding GTP cyclohydrolase I FolE: MQELYKQILKRIGEDPEREGLLDTPERAASALQYLTKGYHERLEEIINDALFESDMEEMVIVKDIEMYSLCEHHLLPFLGKCHVGYIPNGKVLGLSKVARIVDYYARRLQIQERLTTEIANCIESITGARGVAVVIEAKHLCMMMRGVEKQNSTMTTSVMLGEMRANASSRSEFLRLID, from the coding sequence ATGCAGGAATTATATAAGCAAATCTTAAAAAGAATTGGTGAAGACCCTGAGCGAGAAGGGCTCCTTGATACTCCAGAACGAGCAGCAAGTGCTCTTCAGTATCTAACAAAAGGCTATCATGAGCGGCTGGAAGAAATAATTAATGACGCGCTGTTTGAGTCTGACATGGAAGAGATGGTTATCGTCAAAGACATTGAGATGTACTCGCTGTGCGAACATCATTTACTTCCTTTTCTTGGTAAATGTCATGTCGGTTATATTCCTAATGGAAAAGTATTAGGTCTATCCAAGGTAGCACGGATTGTTGATTATTATGCTCGCCGATTACAAATCCAGGAACGATTAACAACAGAAATTGCTAATTGCATAGAATCAATTACCGGGGCACGCGGCGTAGCAGTGGTCATAGAAGCGAAACATCTTTGCATGATGATGCGTGGTGTTGAAAAACAAAACTCAACCATGACTACTTCCGTGATGCTCGGTGAGATGAGGGCTAATGCTTCCAGCCGCAGTGAGTTTTTGCGCTTGATTGATTGA
- the pnp gene encoding polyribonucleotide nucleotidyltransferase, which produces MAKITKEVRFGEHMLVLETGEIARQADGAVFASMNGTQVLVTVVGNKDVASGSDFFPLTVNYQEKAFAAGKIPGGFNKREGRPSEHETLVSRLMDRPLRPLFPENFYNEVQIIATVFSLNPEVPADIISMVAASAALAISGIPFHGPIGAARVGYKDGIYLLNPGYKAIGESDLDLVVAGTADAILMVESEARELSEEVMLGAVLFGHEMMKGVIQAINELAKEAGKPAWDWAPVQVDSNLQSRIAELATAPIADAYLIKDKLQRRQRLLEVKQQVVESLLVEQPELNCAVAADMLAKLEENIVRKRILDGEPRIDGRDQKTVRPINIRTKILERTHGSALFTRGETQAIVVATLGNERDAQILDYLTGETKDRFMLHYNFPPYSVGETGMVGSPKRREIGHGRLAKRSLMAVLPSAAEFPYVLRVVSEITESNGSSSMATVCGTSLALMDAGVPIKAPVAGVAMGLIKEGNRFAVLTDILGDEDHLGDMDFKVAGTEKGITALQMDIKITGITKEIMSQALDQALAGRIHILGVMNNSLSEHREELSKHAPRIVTMKVAEDKIRTIIGKGGATIKGLSESTGVSIDIDDSGVVQLFSPDAAALEEAQCQIKALIAEIEVGQTYKGKVSKIVDFGAFINLLPGKDGLLHISQICSDRSGKVEDVLTEGQEIEVFVAGIDKQGRVKLEWKDKPQPAAKKEVSEEASDTPKSEKVEEESEITNDVERDSQEEE; this is translated from the coding sequence GTGGCTAAAATCACTAAAGAGGTACGGTTTGGCGAGCATATGCTGGTATTAGAAACCGGTGAAATAGCAAGACAGGCTGATGGAGCTGTTTTTGCTAGTATGAATGGCACGCAAGTGTTAGTAACAGTGGTTGGGAACAAAGATGTGGCTTCAGGCAGCGATTTTTTCCCTTTGACCGTCAACTATCAAGAAAAGGCATTTGCAGCAGGAAAGATTCCAGGAGGATTTAACAAACGGGAAGGACGTCCAAGTGAACATGAAACATTGGTTTCTCGGTTAATGGATAGACCCTTAAGACCGCTGTTTCCCGAGAATTTTTATAATGAAGTGCAAATTATTGCAACTGTTTTCTCGCTTAATCCAGAGGTTCCTGCGGATATTATTTCCATGGTTGCTGCCTCAGCTGCCTTGGCAATTTCAGGGATCCCGTTCCATGGCCCAATTGGTGCTGCTCGCGTGGGTTATAAGGATGGTATTTATTTATTAAATCCAGGCTATAAAGCCATAGGTGAGTCTGATCTGGATTTGGTTGTTGCAGGTACCGCAGACGCTATCTTGATGGTCGAATCAGAAGCGCGTGAATTAAGCGAAGAAGTCATGCTTGGTGCTGTTTTATTTGGCCATGAAATGATGAAAGGCGTCATTCAGGCGATAAATGAATTAGCAAAAGAAGCTGGTAAGCCGGCGTGGGATTGGGCTCCTGTGCAAGTTGATAGCAACTTACAATCACGCATTGCTGAATTAGCGACTGCTCCAATTGCTGATGCCTATTTAATCAAGGACAAACTGCAACGTCGTCAGCGTTTGCTTGAGGTTAAACAACAAGTTGTTGAGAGCTTGTTGGTTGAGCAACCGGAACTTAATTGTGCAGTTGCTGCTGATATGCTAGCCAAGCTGGAGGAAAACATCGTTCGCAAACGTATTCTTGACGGCGAACCACGTATTGATGGTCGGGATCAAAAAACAGTACGCCCCATCAATATCCGTACCAAAATATTGGAAAGAACGCACGGTTCTGCTTTGTTTACTCGCGGCGAAACCCAGGCTATTGTGGTAGCAACGCTAGGAAATGAACGTGATGCGCAAATACTCGATTATTTAACAGGGGAAACAAAAGACAGATTTATGCTGCACTATAATTTCCCTCCATATTCTGTGGGTGAAACAGGAATGGTCGGCAGTCCAAAACGTCGTGAAATTGGTCATGGTCGTTTGGCTAAACGTAGTTTAATGGCTGTATTACCCTCAGCTGCTGAATTCCCCTATGTTTTACGTGTGGTTTCAGAGATCACCGAATCAAATGGTTCAAGCTCAATGGCAACCGTTTGTGGCACGAGTTTAGCACTTATGGATGCTGGCGTTCCTATTAAGGCTCCTGTAGCTGGTGTAGCTATGGGCTTGATTAAAGAAGGCAATCGTTTTGCTGTACTAACAGATATTCTCGGTGATGAAGACCATTTAGGTGATATGGACTTTAAGGTAGCTGGTACAGAGAAGGGGATCACTGCTTTGCAGATGGACATTAAAATTACCGGTATTACAAAAGAGATTATGTCACAAGCCTTGGATCAAGCTTTAGCAGGACGAATTCATATTCTGGGTGTGATGAATAATTCATTATCTGAACATCGAGAAGAATTATCTAAACATGCTCCAAGGATCGTTACGATGAAAGTAGCTGAAGATAAGATCCGTACTATTATAGGTAAGGGTGGGGCAACTATCAAAGGACTGAGTGAAAGTACCGGGGTTTCCATCGATATCGATGACAGTGGGGTAGTGCAGTTATTCTCTCCTGATGCAGCAGCTTTAGAGGAAGCACAATGTCAAATAAAAGCATTAATAGCGGAAATTGAAGTTGGCCAAACTTATAAAGGTAAAGTGAGCAAAATTGTAGACTTCGGTGCCTTTATTAATTTACTGCCTGGTAAAGATGGGCTTTTGCATATTTCGCAGATTTGCAGCGACCGTTCTGGAAAAGTTGAAGATGTTTTAACTGAAGGACAAGAAATAGAGGTTTTTGTTGCTGGAATAGATAAGCAGGGCCGCGTGAAATTGGAATGGAAAGACAAGCCTCAGCCAGCTGCAAAGAAGGAAGTGAGTGAAGAAGCTTCTGATACCCCCAAATCAGAGAAAGTTGAGGAAGAATCCGAAATAACAAATGATGTTGAACGTGATTCTCAGGAAGAAGAATAG
- a CDS encoding EAL domain-containing protein gives MRLKNSKKADILQEIKRLHTIPSNRILDDQIHLLYEQNPFGIIAQCLAAMFLVIAIWPVAAQEKLIGWLIYLLVVSGCWFSIAIAYKVKETLYAPKAWLKFFTLFTFLSGCAWGFASSILMPTENLIYQSFVVILIFGITAGSLPFFSPVISTYAFFLFPAFIPFTIWLFSQGGIYVLLGFCGLIYMPIIFISCYYSNKFLINFLSLQYKNINLGTLNQLLERRVAKRTSELEKSLAITKSTLESTADGLLVTDLKGNIEYYNQKFMNMWEMSLDFINKADLFLLMEEMLSQLKYANEFIAKVDELKENPEQEGYQDILLKNGNIFEWHSKPHKLRHVIVGYVWSFRDITVRKQMEKQLAYQANHDLLTDLPNRTLLYDRINQAIAYAKRYQTELVLMFLDIDNFKLINDNLGHSSGDLLLKKIAKRLISCTRESDTVARFGGDEFVILFPLKGQENISQLSQRILGKIAKPLQVLNREIVVTASIGASIFPKHGKDPATLLKNADMAMYLAKKARNNFKIFDKTLDEQTRQSLELQIDLRNALIAGEFFLLYQPTINLKTGELVGVEALVRWRHPAKGILLPINFIHAAEESSIIIPLGEWIFTQACLQNRTWQKDGLRPIRMAINVSGVQLARDNFVDFIEFTLAETQLPPQCIEIELTESIVMDDKKQNLHKLKQLKELGVSLTIDDFGTGYSSLNYLKEFPVDKLKIDQSFTQDCITDHNDASIIQAIIAMGHSLKLRVLAEGIETSEQLEFLKFCNCDEGQGFFYGYPMPAKTFAKILEENKNYRFEKIAK, from the coding sequence ATGAGATTAAAGAACAGCAAAAAGGCAGACATCCTGCAGGAAATCAAACGTCTGCACACAATACCATCCAATAGAATTTTAGATGATCAAATTCATTTACTTTATGAACAAAATCCATTTGGAATTATAGCTCAGTGCTTGGCAGCTATGTTTCTTGTCATTGCTATCTGGCCAGTGGCCGCTCAAGAGAAACTGATTGGTTGGCTTATCTATCTGCTTGTGGTTTCTGGTTGTTGGTTCAGTATCGCTATTGCTTATAAGGTTAAAGAAACTCTTTACGCTCCCAAAGCCTGGTTAAAATTTTTTACGCTATTTACCTTTCTTTCCGGCTGTGCGTGGGGATTTGCAAGTTCAATTTTAATGCCTACAGAAAATCTCATCTATCAAAGCTTTGTCGTTATCCTCATTTTTGGGATAACGGCAGGCTCACTCCCTTTTTTTTCGCCCGTTATTTCAACTTATGCATTTTTTCTTTTTCCGGCATTTATTCCGTTTACCATCTGGTTATTTTCGCAAGGCGGAATTTATGTTCTTTTAGGGTTTTGTGGATTAATCTACATGCCCATTATTTTCATCAGCTGTTATTACTCCAATAAATTCCTCATTAATTTTCTTTCATTACAGTATAAAAATATAAACCTTGGCACACTTAACCAATTACTCGAGCGTAGAGTAGCCAAGCGTACAAGCGAATTAGAGAAGTCTCTGGCTATCACCAAATCAACGCTAGAATCAACGGCTGATGGATTATTGGTTACTGATTTAAAAGGAAATATTGAATATTACAACCAGAAGTTTATGAATATGTGGGAAATGTCACTGGATTTCATAAACAAAGCCGATCTCTTTCTTCTTATGGAAGAAATGTTGTCGCAACTAAAATATGCAAATGAATTCATAGCAAAAGTAGATGAATTAAAAGAAAACCCTGAACAAGAAGGTTACCAGGACATTCTTCTCAAAAACGGTAATATCTTCGAATGGCATTCCAAACCCCATAAGCTTCGTCATGTGATTGTAGGTTATGTATGGAGCTTTCGCGATATCACTGTCAGAAAACAAATGGAAAAGCAGCTGGCCTATCAAGCAAACCATGATTTACTCACGGATTTGCCCAATAGAACACTACTTTATGACCGTATCAACCAGGCAATTGCTTATGCTAAACGCTATCAAACCGAACTGGTTTTAATGTTTCTTGATATCGATAACTTTAAACTCATTAACGACAATCTTGGCCATAGTTCAGGAGATCTCCTCTTAAAAAAAATTGCAAAACGCCTAATCTCATGCACACGCGAAAGCGATACTGTTGCTCGCTTTGGTGGAGATGAATTTGTTATCTTGTTTCCTCTCAAAGGACAAGAGAATATTTCACAGCTCTCACAAAGAATTCTCGGTAAGATAGCCAAGCCTTTGCAAGTCCTCAATCGTGAAATCGTTGTTACAGCCAGCATTGGCGCCAGTATTTTTCCAAAACATGGCAAAGACCCAGCCACCCTCCTTAAAAATGCAGATATGGCGATGTACTTGGCTAAAAAAGCCCGTAACAATTTCAAAATTTTTGATAAAACCCTCGATGAACAAACAAGGCAGAGTCTCGAACTGCAAATTGACTTGCGCAACGCGCTTATCGCTGGGGAGTTTTTCTTACTTTATCAACCAACCATTAACCTAAAGACTGGAGAACTCGTAGGTGTGGAGGCATTGGTGCGTTGGCGGCATCCGGCAAAAGGAATCCTCCTTCCTATTAATTTTATTCATGCGGCGGAAGAATCAAGTATCATCATACCCTTAGGTGAATGGATATTTACCCAAGCCTGTTTACAAAACCGAACGTGGCAGAAGGATGGGCTTAGACCGATCCGCATGGCAATAAACGTGTCAGGCGTACAACTAGCGCGTGATAATTTCGTCGATTTTATTGAGTTTACCTTGGCAGAAACACAACTGCCGCCACAATGCATTGAAATAGAATTAACTGAAAGTATTGTTATGGATGATAAAAAACAAAACTTACATAAGCTTAAACAACTTAAGGAGCTGGGTGTTAGTTTAACTATCGATGACTTTGGCACAGGATATTCCAGTTTAAATTACTTGAAAGAGTTCCCAGTTGATAAACTTAAAATCGATCAATCGTTTACCCAGGATTGCATCACTGATCATAACGATGCCTCCATCATCCAAGCCATTATTGCCATGGGTCATAGCTTAAAATTGCGCGTCCTCGCAGAAGGTATCGAAACCTCTGAACAGTTAGAATTTTTAAAATTTTGTAACTGTGATGAGGGTCAAGGCTTTTTTTACGGCTATCCAATGCCTGCAAAAACCTTCGCTAAAATATTAGAGGAAAACAAGAATTACCGATTTGAAAAAATAGCGAAATAA
- the rpsO gene encoding 30S ribosomal protein S15, which translates to MSLTSAQKTEIINEFKRGDKDTGSPEVQVSLMTGRIKYLTEHFKDHKKDFHSRRGLQELVNKRRKLLKYLKKTDQTRYQALIQNLGLRDSY; encoded by the coding sequence ATGTCGCTAACTAGCGCACAAAAAACAGAAATTATCAATGAATTTAAACGAGGTGATAAGGATACTGGTTCACCTGAAGTTCAAGTTTCTTTGATGACAGGTCGTATTAAATATTTAACTGAACATTTTAAAGATCACAAAAAAGATTTTCATTCTCGACGTGGCTTGCAAGAGCTGGTAAATAAACGTCGCAAGCTGCTCAAATATTTGAAAAAAACTGATCAAACTCGTTATCAGGCTTTGATTCAAAATTTAGGTTTACGAGATTCTTATTAA